DNA from Agarilytica rhodophyticola:
ATAGATTATGAGCGATTTGTTTCCTGCGATGAGGGGGAGTCAAAAACTCAGTATCTTAAAAAACACGTGGATGCCATAAGAACTCATCTCAAATCTCTATCGTATAAAGAATATCAGGGGTTGCAGGGTATCAGGAGCTTGGATTTTGTTTTTATGTTTATTCCAATTGATGCTGCATATATTGCTGCTATCCATCATTCCCCTTCAATGTTTGATGAGGCATATGAAAAAAAAGTGATACTTGTAAGTCCCTCTAGCCTTATGGTGGCTTTGCGAACGGTTGAAACTTTATGGCGCAACGAAAAGCAAAGTGCGAATGCAGAGAAAATTGCCATTAGTGCAGGCAGGTTATACGATCAATTTGTGTTGTTTATGACCGCGTTAGACGATGTAGGCGGATATATTCAAAAAGCGCATGAGTCGCATGAATTGGCCTTGAAACGCCTGTCAGAAGGTCGCGGTAATATACTTAAACGTATTGAAGATCTAAAAAAATTGGGGGTTAATCCCAGCAAAGTGTTGTCAAAAAACATACAGAATGCTGTGCAAACTGATGACGTATCGGCGGAACTAGATAATTAAAGCCTACTTTTAAGAGAGAAATGTTATGGTCGTATTAGCCTACATTGCATGTATTGTAGTGGCCGTTCTAATGGGTGTTGCTATTTATTATAATGTTTTATTGTTTAGGAAAAACAAAGAAAATAAGGCGGCAGAGCTTGCTTTTCAAGAAGAGCTTAGATCTCGTAGAAATAAGAACATTAACAGTATTAATATTATTGCTCGTGCTGTTTTAGATGATCAGGTAAGTTTGACCGAAGCAAGTATCAGGATTAATGCACTATTGCCCACCTTAAATTTAGATAACAAAACCCTTAATGACTTAAGCGTTTTTAGGCAGCTTTCTGAAGCTACTGCTCATATTCCTATTCTAGAAAAGTGGAAAGCTTTATCGCGAAAAGAGAAATTGAGCTTCGATAAAGAAAGGGAAAAAATCGAATCTAATTTTCGCGATTTTGTTATTGAAGCCGCGAGGAAGATTGTCCAGGAGCAGCTTATTGTTAAGTCCTAAATATCAGGTGTCTTTGCGTGACAGCAAAACACCACATTCTCTATGCTCTGTATAAGGGAATTGATCGAAAAACGCGAAAGATTTAATGTGGTGAGTTTGACATAAACTTTTGAGATTTTCTTTTAGCGTACTTGGGTTACACGATATATATAAAATATTATCGAATTTTTGCACCATCGCTTCGGTTTCTTTGTCTAATCCAGCACGTGGTGGGTCTACAAATACAGTAGAAAAGTTGTAGTCATGAAGCTCGATATTTCGTAGCCGAGTAAATTCCCTGACGCCACTCTGTGCTTGAGTAAATTCCTCGCTGGACATCCTTACTACTGTAATATTGTCACAGTAATTTAGTCCGATATTGTAATTTGCTGATTTTACTGAGGTTTTAGATACTTCTGTTGCCAAAACTCGCGAAAAATTCTGCGCTAGAGGTAAAGTAAAGTTTCCATTGCCGCAATACAACTCTAGTAAATCACCAGTTAGATGTTTGGACTCTGTTTGTGCCCATGACAACATCTGTTCGCAGACTTTAGCATTGGGTTGTGTGAAACCTGTTTCGACTTGTTGGTACTTAAAGGTTTTTTGCTCAATAGAAAACTCTTCGATAACGAAATCTTCTGAGAGTACAATTTTTTGTCCTCTACTTCTGCCGATAATTTTTGTATCTATGTCTCCCTGGAGCTTGCGGGCAGAGGTTTCCCATTCGTCATCCAGTGCTCGATGATAAATTAAAGTGGTAACAGAATCGCCATTAGTTGTTGTTAGAAATTCTACCTGGAAAAGTTTTCTTTTGAGCACATCATTATCATTAATCTCTTTGAGTAATTTAGGCATTAACTCATTTATTGTTGACGAACCAATATCAAAATTTTCGATAATGAACGGCTGTTTGTATTCTCCTTGTTTATACATGGCATAGTGAGCCGTGTTTTTATCATGCCAAATTTTAAATTCCGCACGCATACGAAAGTGCTTGGCAGGTGAGGGAAAGGATGCTAACTGCGGAGGATTGAATTCTGCAAATTCAGCTAGAGTTTGTTCAATCTTATTGTTAAACAGCTGATCATATTGTGATACATCAGCAGTGCCTAGCGTTATGCTCATAAATTAATACCATGTATGGATTGGGTGGTGCTGTATGGATAAAAGAACAAACTCTTTATAGGATATCGTTGACAAGGAAGCATGTAGTTTTGTCGATACCTTATTTTCGGGACGACAAAATACGCCATATAGATGCTTCGTTTGACGAGAGATAGTATCAATCACTTCGTCCAAAAAACTTTGATTTTGGCGATCATCTATAAGAAATACAACGTGATCACTATCACTGAATGTGTCTTTACATTGACGTATCAGGCCGCTTTCTACGTTCGAGATAATGTGCAGCATAATATTTAAAAGCTCAAAACTTTTTGATGTTTTAAAGTCATAGTTCTGAGTTCTAGGGCGCTAATTGCCTTTGTCTCCAAGGGTATGTTTAATAAACAGTTAGGCGACGTGACGGTAAAAATCTGCTTAAGACCGGCTTGTTTAAGCATCAAAAGCTTCTCGTTCAACTCATTACCTTGGGAATCATCATCAACTATCAAGACGAGTTCTACCGGCTCTTCGAATGCTAGTGCAACTAGCACGGTATCTAGTCCTGCATTAAATGTGTTTTTATGGATACCATTAAAAATACATATCATCGCAGTCACTTACCACTTGTAGCCTTGTCTTGCTCAATAAGACATAGCTTGTCGCCGAAAGTAATAACGCGATCAGCGTTAGCATGCATTTCAATTAATTGCCCTAAACCTGCGATGTGAAAACTCTGGTTTAACCGTGAGGTTGATTTTCCAAGTTCGTTTGCAAGCTTATTTTCTATCGCCGATGCAGTGCAGCACACAGCGTCTATAGAATGCAGTACGATAAATTGTTGCCACTTAAGACTCAACTCATGTTCTATGCAGGCATTTAATGTCCCCTGTCCCAAATAGAATATGCGCTCAATGGAAAAGCCTTGTTCAATAACCTCACGGCAGAAATGAAGAGCGGATTCAGCAACGGCTGAATGGGGATGGGCACTAACGACTATCGAGAACTTCATAACAAATAAAAAACCCCGCAAGAGCGGGGCTTTACAAAATACGCTAGGCCCATATCTAGTCGTCGCTAGTAACACCTAGTATATGTAGCAATGATAAAAATATGTTGTATAGCGATACGTATAAAGTCACTGTTGCAGAGATATAATTTCTCTCGCCGCCATGAATAATTTGACTGGTTTGCCACATAATCAACAGTGAGGAAAGTACAGCAAACATGCAGCTAACGGCCAGACTTAGACCGGAGATATTAAAAAATACATTAGCGATGCCAGCAACAAACGCAACTAGGATACCGACCATTATAAAGTTGCCCATAAAGCTGAAGTCTTTACGTGTTACCAACGTATAGCCAGACAAACCAAAGAATATAATCGAGGTTCCGCCCAGTGCCGTTAAAATTGGCGCATAACCCATAGAGCTTACGTAGTAGTTAAGAATCGGGGCGATAGTAAACCCGAGGAAACCGGTAAGTGCAAATACCCACACGATACCCCAACCGCTGTTCTTAGTCTTTTCAACGGCGTACAGTAATCCGAAATAGGGCAGAAGCATGAATAATCCGAGGTAAGGAACATTCATAGCCATTGATATAACAGCTGTAAACGCACTAAAAGCAATTGTCATTGCTAAAAGAGTGTAAGTGTTTCGTAATACTTTACTCACCTCTGTCGAGTCGCTTACAGTACCCGCTTGAGAATAAAGCTTTTGCATAGATTATCTCCGTCCTATCGTAAAAATATAACCTAATAATACAAACAAGCCGCCTGTATTCAAAGGCTTAACTATGACTTTCGACAAATACTTAGTATAAAAGTTTGCCTTGTTGAACTAAATATTGGGTATAAGTATTAGAATTTCAAGCTTTGGCATGCTTTCCCACGGTACTTTAACTAAGGTAAAGTTAGCGTAAGGCGTATAATTAATCGCTTTGATAACAATAACTTATACTATTCTAGTTATAGGTGTCACTAAGTATTATAAGGTTCGACTTTGTTTTGTATATACCACTAGCTTTGGTGGCTGTTCGTTTCTTGTTCTTTTTGGCGGTTTGAAAATTTAAGCTTCTAAGGCAAATGAGCGACCCTCTCTTTTTAGCATAAGCCATATCTGTTCTTCCGTTAGGTCGGAGATAATAACTTCTCGCTCTTTCTTTGCTGGGTTTAACTTCAGATGATGCATTTGCTGCTGAAGCTCGTCGTAAACCTGCTGTAAGTCTTTAAAAACAGTGTCCTTCATTACATACTCCTACTTTTTAACAGTCAGCTAGACTAACTTGTATAAAAACTAACGTGGCATATTACAGCGATATTTTATCAATAGTGAGGTAATTGCATATGCGTAAAATGCGGTAAATCATGTGCGATATTGCCCACATTATTTAATAGCGGTGATTGGACTTCTTTAGCCTTTAAAAAACCCTATCCAATATAGGGGAAAGGTGGCTCTGACTTTTAACGTTGCGAAACTTTCTAGGGGCTACTGCTAGCAATTTGTCGGGCATAAAAAAAGCCTACCTGTGTAGGGTAGGCTTCTAAGTTATGGCGGTGGGGCAGGGATTCGAACCCTGGGAGCTGTTACACTCAACGGTTTTCAAGACCGCCGCTTTCGACCACTCAGCCACCCCACCTTTCGAGGACGCAGATTATACATAGGATTTCGCGAGGCACAAGCGATAACCTTATGTTTTTTATAAAAAAAACTATTCTGCAGTAGTTTGAGATGTTTTATCCTCTACTTGTTGCTTTTCTGAACTGCTTACTCTCGGATCGTTAGCCGGACGAGCGATGTTTCGTGGCTTTCTCTCTATCGCTGCTGGTGTTGCTGTATCGAGGGCGTGGCTCATTTTTGCTGCCGTTGTAACTGTGGTCACTTCAGTTGTGGCCACCGGCTTGGGCGATTGCCTTGGGTCATTTGCAGGTCGTGAAAACTTGCGTGCTACCTGTTGAGGTTCAGGCTGCATCTCAGTGCTGCTTGTCTCAGCTTGAATAGTTTTAGGCGCTTGCGCTGGCTCAGTTACCGAAATGTCTTTATCCGTCTGACCGGATATATCGGGACTAACCTGCTTTTCAACGGCTTTAACACTCGGGAGCGGGGTAGCTTCCTGAGCTTCTTCTTCACTTTTTGGTGCCGCACTATCTACAGCAGTCTCTACTTGAGTCGGCTTTGGTGCTTGAGTGGAAAGATTAATCTCTTCATTTTGCTCTCTATCAGCCACGACTTCATTTATAGGCGAGTCGATGCTAGCTTCAGTTTGTGTATCTTCTATGCCGCTTTGGGGCGCTTCTTGTTTTTCTTTTTTAGCTTCAGATTTAGCTTCAGAGTTTGTATTGGTACTGACAGGTGTTTCGTGTGCTCCTGGCTCGGTACTTATTTGTGCATCTGCAGTGCCTTTTGCCACTTGTTTCGGTTGGCTAGGCTTTTTTGCCGGCTTTTTCTGTGAGGAATTAACTTTAGAAGAGGATTCTTCTACTGCTGACGCCGCACGATTATCATTTTTTACCGTTTTCTCTTTTACTTGCTGCTTATTTTGAGATGCCTGTTCATTACTATCCGTATTTTCCTGAGCTGATTCAGGTACTGGTCCCCGCTGTTTCTGCTGAGATTTAGCTTTGCGATTAGCGGGACGGCGAGGAGGCTTATTGCTCTTGCCGTTCTGAGATTCATCGTTATTGAGATTCTTCTCATCATCATTGCGGGATTTATTATTGTCCTGCTTGCGCTGACGGTTTTTATTGCGCCCTTGTTGTCCATCATTAGATTGGCGCTTGTTCTTTGCTTGTTCTGGGGGTTTGCCTGACAAATTGTCCGTTATATTGTCGTCGTCTCGACGTCGATTATTGTTTTTGCGACGATTTTGATTGCGACGGGCATTATTAGAGTTTCTCTGGTTATTTCTATTGGATCCCTTTTTGCCTTTCTTAACTGGCTTTTTATCCTCACCGCTAAAGAGTGCTTTTAGCAAAGTAATAATCTTTTCAATTAAGCCAGGAGCTTGACGCTGGGGTGGTGCTGGCTCTGCCGGCGGTAGCTGCTGTACCGCAGGCTTGGGGATGCCTGTGGTAGACACATTGTTAGCAGGAGCTTCCACTGGCACATCCTCATTAGACATGTCAATTTTGTAGCTAGTTTCCACCGATTCAAGATCGTCATCTCGTAAGCGCTGCACTTCAAAATGGGGCGTGACGAGTTCGCTATTGGGTAAAATTACCACACGAGTATCATGCCTTGTTTCAATATCTGAGATAGCCTTGCGTTTCTCATTGAGTAAGAAGGTGCCCACTGGAACTGGCACTACTGCACGAATCTCGGCGCTTCTTTCCTTTTGGGCTTCTTCCTCTAGCAAGCGCAAAATAGATAGAGCAAGGGATTTTGTGCCTCGTATTGTGCCTTGTCCTCCGCAGCGTGGACATACTTTAGACATGGTCTCGCCAAGAGAAGGTCTTAGACGTTGACGAGACATTTCCAAAAGGCCAAAACGTGAGATGCGGCCAACCTGAACACGAGCTCTATCAACGGATAACGCATCACGCATTCGATTTTCCACAGCTCTTTGGTTTTTTACTGGGTGCATATCAATGAAATCGATAACAACTAAGCCGCCGATATCGCGTAAACGCA
Protein-coding regions in this window:
- a CDS encoding DUF2489 domain-containing protein — protein: MVVLAYIACIVVAVLMGVAIYYNVLLFRKNKENKAAELAFQEELRSRRNKNINSINIIARAVLDDQVSLTEASIRINALLPTLNLDNKTLNDLSVFRQLSEATAHIPILEKWKALSRKEKLSFDKEREKIESNFRDFVIEAARKIVQEQLIVKS
- the trmA gene encoding tRNA (uridine(54)-C5)-methyltransferase TrmA, which translates into the protein MTLGTADVSQYDQLFNNKIEQTLAEFAEFNPPQLASFPSPAKHFRMRAEFKIWHDKNTAHYAMYKQGEYKQPFIIENFDIGSSTINELMPKLLKEINDNDVLKRKLFQVEFLTTTNGDSVTTLIYHRALDDEWETSARKLQGDIDTKIIGRSRGQKIVLSEDFVIEEFSIEQKTFKYQQVETGFTQPNAKVCEQMLSWAQTESKHLTGDLLELYCGNGNFTLPLAQNFSRVLATEVSKTSVKSANYNIGLNYCDNITVVRMSSEEFTQAQSGVREFTRLRNIELHDYNFSTVFVDPPRAGLDKETEAMVQKFDNILYISCNPSTLKENLKSLCQTHHIKSFAFFDQFPYTEHRECGVLLSRKDT
- a CDS encoding DsrE family protein, whose amino-acid sequence is MKFSIVVSAHPHSAVAESALHFCREVIEQGFSIERIFYLGQGTLNACIEHELSLKWQQFIVLHSIDAVCCTASAIENKLANELGKSTSRLNQSFHIAGLGQLIEMHANADRVITFGDKLCLIEQDKATSGK
- a CDS encoding Bax inhibitor-1/YccA family protein; translated protein: MQKLYSQAGTVSDSTEVSKVLRNTYTLLAMTIAFSAFTAVISMAMNVPYLGLFMLLPYFGLLYAVEKTKNSGWGIVWVFALTGFLGFTIAPILNYYVSSMGYAPILTALGGTSIIFFGLSGYTLVTRKDFSFMGNFIMVGILVAFVAGIANVFFNISGLSLAVSCMFAVLSSLLIMWQTSQIIHGGERNYISATVTLYVSLYNIFLSLLHILGVTSDD
- the rne gene encoding ribonuclease E, with product MKRMLINATQPEELRVALVDGQRLYDLDIENRLREQKKANIYKGKITRIEPSLEAAFVEYGAERHGFLPLKEISREFFLKDPKEIEGRIRIKDVVKEGMEVIVQVDKEERGNKGAALTTFISLAGRYLVLMPNNPRAGGISRRIDGDDRAELKDALGQIDVPKGMGVIVRTAGVGRRAEELQWDLNYLIKLWAAIKEESSTSSAPHFLFQESNVIIRAIRDYLRPDVGEVIIDNREAYDLACAFVQQVMPNYTNKVKYYEEQLPLFNRFQIEGQIETAFEREVKLPSGGSIVIDVTEALVSIDINSSRATKGGDIEETAVQTNLEAADEIGRQLRLRDIGGLVVIDFIDMHPVKNQRAVENRMRDALSVDRARVQVGRISRFGLLEMSRQRLRPSLGETMSKVCPRCGGQGTIRGTKSLALSILRLLEEEAQKERSAEIRAVVPVPVGTFLLNEKRKAISDIETRHDTRVVILPNSELVTPHFEVQRLRDDDLESVETSYKIDMSNEDVPVEAPANNVSTTGIPKPAVQQLPPAEPAPPQRQAPGLIEKIITLLKALFSGEDKKPVKKGKKGSNRNNQRNSNNARRNQNRRKNNNRRRDDDNITDNLSGKPPEQAKNKRQSNDGQQGRNKNRQRKQDNNKSRNDDEKNLNNDESQNGKSNKPPRRPANRKAKSQQKQRGPVPESAQENTDSNEQASQNKQQVKEKTVKNDNRAASAVEESSSKVNSSQKKPAKKPSQPKQVAKGTADAQISTEPGAHETPVSTNTNSEAKSEAKKEKQEAPQSGIEDTQTEASIDSPINEVVADREQNEEINLSTQAPKPTQVETAVDSAAPKSEEEAQEATPLPSVKAVEKQVSPDISGQTDKDISVTEPAQAPKTIQAETSSTEMQPEPQQVARKFSRPANDPRQSPKPVATTEVTTVTTAAKMSHALDTATPAAIERKPRNIARPANDPRVSSSEKQQVEDKTSQTTAE